CGTAGTCACCGGGCTCTGCGGCCTGATCTCGCTTTACTTCCTCATCCGGGCTTTTAGGTGCGTTGGCGGGTCCAATCAGCATCCTGTGAGTCACTGTGGGAGGGAGCGGGAGGGCACGTGACCGAGGCGGCAGGCCTAACTCTTGCTCCTGGCTTGCGGGGAGTGGGCAGCAGCCTCAGTGTGGCCGTCCTCACACCTCGGCCTCTCAGCGCTGTGCTGACAGGTGTGCGAAAAATCGTTCTGGATTTCAAGAACCGCAAAGCTGCTTCCCTGGCTGAGGCTCGTGTATAAACATGCACACAGCCCGGCGTGCATGGCGAGACACGCCTGTTACCTCAAcacttggaaagtggaggcaggaggatccctgaacTCCTGAAGACACTGGCTCAAAAAGTCTTCTGCCTTCCATTTTATTCCTAGCTGCTGTGCTTAAACACAAAGCTGGCAATCCAACAGTGTCCGCGCACCTGCCTCCATGGCTTTCCCCGAGCTCAGAGTTGCTCTTGTAGCtctttgggctttttttggtttgggctttgggtttctatgtgtagccctggctgtccaagacttgcattgtagaccaggctggcctcgaactcacagagatccgcctgcctctgcttcccaagtgctgggattaaaggcgtgcgccaccactgcctggcgcaTTCATATTGGGCGTCTGGCAGCTGTGGGGgcgaggggcagggggaggtgcGCAGGGAAGGAGAACCTGGACCTCATGGGCTGGATGTCACACGAGTGCCCAAGTCGCCTCTGAGGGTGTTTGTGCCCTGCAGGCTCAAGAAGCCACAGCGAAAGAGGTATGGACTGCTGGCCAACACCGAGGAGCACGAGGACATGGACTCTCTGGACAGCGAAGAAGAGACTGTCTTTGAAACCAGGAATCTGAGATGGTAGGCAGGACTTCATCATTGAGGGCTTAGCAAGAGGCCATGTTCTAAATGGGGTTAGGATCTAGCTCAGAGGCAGCGCCCTCGCCCGGGAGCGCGCCGAGGACAGTAAAGCTGCACTGAGCATAAACAAGTGGCTCCCGCAGGGTTCTGAGCAAGGCTTAGTGTCCTGTTTCAGTAGAGACTGGTGTAGAGCCAGGACCCCCATGGGCACTACATCTGGCTTTCCAAGGCCCCTGAAGGAGGCGGACACCAGCTTAGACATTTTCTGTGGTCTCTTCCACCCACCCTGGTGGGCCTGGAAGGGGACCTTCCGCAGGCTGGGCTGGAAAGAGGCCCCATCCGGCCATCGTCCCTCAGTCCCATGGCTTGTCCTGTTCTTCCCCCTTGCAGATGTCGAGCTGGGGATGGCAGGCTACAAGAACAAGAATGGACCCGTAGTTCTGCGGGGTCTGATGTCAGCCTTCCTGGAGGGAGCCTGCACTGCCCCCCCGGGAGGCTCCATGGACCAGGTCAGCACACAGACTTGAGGCCCCCAGGACTGGGCTGATTTGTGTTGCTCTGTCACCCTGCCTCCCAGAAAGGACAAGGCCGCCCTTGCTGGAGCAGATGGACCCTGGGACCTCTGTGTGCACCTTCTGCTGCTCTGGGGACAATAAATGAAGCTGTGGCTTTGTAGCTCACCTGAAATGTCCCCATCGATACCACACCCAGGTGTCATCCTGGTTGCCTAGGACAAGGCCCTTCCTATTGATGTCACCGTCCCTGGAAAGACCTACCTAGTCATTCCTCAGACTTGTCCCAAGGGTCCAGCTGTGACACCCTGGCTCAGGGTATTGGCACCTATGGCAGCCTTTCCCAGGAGCCATAGCATTAGCTAGTCGCCTCCCTCTATGGCCTTAGACTTGGGGGAGAGCGACAGGGTTACCCTAAGTCACTTGTAGGCTGAGGTCACAGCCTGGATTTAAGTCCACTCTGCCTGGTCATAACAAGAAGCTGCCACCAGGTGGCAGCCACATGCCACCTTGCCTACACCAGGACCCCATCAGTTACAGTTacactgggaatagggctccaGCTCTCCATCCTCTTCAGAACCTCAGACCGGAGTGTCCGTGGCTGGCCTGAGCTTGTCCAGCACCTGCGCCGTGGCTACCCAGTCagtcctcagcctcctgcaggcCCCACTGACACTACAGCTGGGCTGAGCTGGGTCCCCGAGGCTATTTGGGCCTTGTAGGAGTGCTGGTGCCAGGCTGAGCGTCCACCTCTCTCCGGCCTGTAATGTGGATGAGGGCCTGGCCACAGCCCGCCTGTCTCCTGTGGCGCCTGGGTCCCTGCTCAGCCTGGGCTGCTCCCCACAGGAAGTCTCTGTGGTCTGCACCCCCAGCTTACACCCAGAGAAACCCAGAGTTCCTGAGTCACAGCTCTGGGCCCTGTCGGTCACTCTCCGTCTTTGTTTTGTGCCTACTAGATGGCCCTGGTTCCCGAACCCCCAAATTCTGTGATCTGCACCCCTGGTCCCACAGCTCAGCCATTGCTGGAGCTTCAAAAGGCATGGTGATTAGTCTAATGAGGTCAGGAGAGACCCCAGCCCCCGCCTCAGCCTCCGCTTGCAGGGAGGGTGGCCCCACCACCATCCGCCTGTCAGCAGTCAATGCACCCCGGCATTAGCACGGATAATTGGCAGTTCCGTCAAGGTTAATGCACTATTAGCCGGTGCTCTGCACAGCTGAAAGCCAGGAGAGCGGCTGTCAGGCAAGATGGAAGGCCTTGGGGCCTGGCCAGCCTGCAAGTGCATGCCTGGGGCGGCTCCCAGcaccacgtacacacacatgggGGCGGCGGCAGGGGATTGAGCTCCAAACTCTCGCCACCTGCACCCATCCTAAATCTGAGCCCTGGGCTGGCAGAGAAGCTCAGCAGGTAACGCCGCCGGCTGCCAAAGCCCGAATTTGATTTTTggaaacccacatggtagaaggagagagctgactcctgtaGCTCGTCTCCTGACTGCCAcacaatatacacaaaataaaagacaaaaccatGTTCTCTCCTCCTGTTCCACCTCCTGGGTGTGGGCAAACCAGGCCTCAGTGGGGGGCCCCATCCTAGCTAACCCTCAGCTGCTCAACTGGGGACACGGGGACAGGTGCATGTCACGGACCAATACCATCTTCCTGGGAAGTCAGAGTTAACAGCTGTGACCCACTTGCACGGCGCTCCCCCAGGGGACAGCAGGCCAGGGTGTTCTGAGATCCTCTGTAGAGCTCTGGTTGGCACCAGCCTCTGCCATAGGTGCCTGTTCGGGCATTGGAGTTGTAGTGACGCAGACACAGCTGTGTGCTGGGACTCCCGACGGTTCTCACTGTGGGAAGATGGGCTTGGGGCCACAGCCCGGGCCTGGCCTGCACCTTGGGTGTGAAAGGACTGGATGATGTGGGATGGAGAAGTGACAGGAGGAGAATGAGGGGGTGGGAgcgaggggaggggagatgagagcaggagggagggtgggtaggtttgagaagaggaagaggagaaaggaatgaaggaggaggggaagggagagaggagccCCTCTGAGGTTGTGCTTGCCGTTAACCCAAAGACTATTATTTCTTTGGGCCCTGATGGGTGCCTATTGCTGGGCTTGGGGGcaagctcctgccctgtccttaCTCTGCAGTTGGCCAGCTACACAGGCCACCCACCCCCAACTGCCCAACCCTGCCTCAGCTCAGGCGGACAATTTGGTACAATTTATTCTGTAATGAGAAATTCCTCTCTGCATATTTTTAGCCTCCTGCCTGGCAAAGTGGCCTTTGATGGCTGTGGGGCCGCCAGACACTGAGATCAGGAGCCTGAGGCCTTGCCCTGGGTGTCAGAGGGGCAGATGATGAGCCATCGGTGACCAGCCAGGGTGGATGGGTCTAGGCTGGAGGTAGGGTTGCATCAGGGCCACTAAACACCCTCGCAGACTGGACCAGATCATAGGGTGGGCCATGGCTTGAGCACACAGCCCCAGGAGACAGATGAAGGACCCCGGTAACCTAGGACGTATCTAAAGCCACCTCTGACCTTGGTAACCCCTGACCTTTCCCGAAGCTCCTCCCCATAGTAGGCCCCAGACCTCTGACTGTCTCCAAGGCAGAGTCTGGTGTCTAGTGACCACTGACCTCATgggctggggcaggctgcctGGGGAGGGGACGGGGCTTCCTATGCTCCCTGTCACTGTCGTGGCCAGGCAGAGTTCCCTCATGAGGCCTCGTCTCGTCTGTGAGTCCTCAGGAGCGGCAGGCGGGCTGGGGAGGTAGAGTGGGGGACAGCCGCCTTTGTTCCTGTCCCCGCTCCGGATCTGACCTTGAGACAACAGCCGAGAACAGAAGGCAGAGCTTTCTGCTCAGATCCACTGGCGGCAGGCGGCTCTCAACTCGGTGGCCCCAGCATGCAAATGAGGCCTGGGGATGTGGCCTCCTTGCTAGGTGTCCTTGTGACTGGTCCTAGTGAGTTAGAACCTAACAGATCCAGTCTGCGAGATGGGACTTCCATCTCGGCCACCCTCCCATTCCAAAGTGAGCACAGGGCGGCCTCCAGCACTCACCGTAATGGCAGGGCAGAATGCTTAGGCACCATGGGCCCATGTGCTGTGCCCTCCTTGGGGTGCCACCAGGGCCTGCCCACCCGCCCTGGAGACCCCAGAACACCCTCCACAGACAAGCTCAGGTCCTTGAGCAAAGCTGTCGTGAGCGAGGCATGGAACAACAGGTCTACAGAGACAAAAAGTATTTCAGTGGTcagatggagggggtggggggaagggaacgCTTCCAGATCTGGGTGAAATCTCATCCCTGCCCCgacgtgtgttgtgtgtgtgttacaaggcTGGGAACTTGTCACAAAAGGCCACATATCTGAGTCCTATACCATCCTGACCTCATTGGTACCATCTTCAGTTTCTGACAGTCCGTGCACAGAGGGACACTCTAGAATCCAAATGTTCTGGAGTCCCACCCTCCCAGCACTAGACCCAGcaaatgaaaaacagacaaaaaagaaaaaccccctCCAGTGCACACAGCTCCAAGTCCCCCCCTACCCCCCGAGCATCCCTTCACCTGTCGGGGATGTGGTGAAGATCCCCAGAGTTCTGGAAGTGACTCACAGGGGCCTCAGGGATCGAAGGGATGGGAAGCTAGGCAAAGGTGACATGGAACTTTagtgggctgttttgttttttgtttcctgatatagagtctcatatagcccaggttggcctccaactccctttgtagctgaggatgaccttgagtgtctgatcctcctgcctcggcctcctgagtgttgggagggCAAGTGTGTACCACTACAGCTGGCCTACGACTTCTGACTTCTTTGGTTTTGGGGACAGTCTCCCTCTgtagtagcctaggctggcctggaactcatgtcaatcctcctgcctcagcctcctgagtgctgaggtacCAGGCCGGGTACAGACCAGCCCTTAGCTGTAATCCACACAGGGCGGGGCCGCAGAGGGTCCAGCAGTAACGCTCTGGGGGCTTCGCGTCCCCGATGCGGGTGGCTGGGGCGGGACCCTGGGGGATCCATGGCAGAGTCTGCGCGAGGCTGGCCGGGGCGGGGCCCAGCTGAGGCTTGGAGGGTCCGGGGCGCGGCGGGAGGGGGCGCCCGCGACCCTCCAAGACACTCCAGCGGGGACAAAGGCGAGGGGAGCCCCCGCGCCCGGGGAACCCGGGAGAGCTCCTTGCACAGTGCACGGCCCCAGCCTCTGTCCCGCGCCGcggccaccgccgccgccgcctggtTTCTCGGCGCCCGCGGTCTCCAGCGGGGGCCGCGCGCAGAGGCGGGGCGGCGGGATCTCCAAGCGCGCGGCGCTCCGCCCGCTCGgcggcggaggcggaggcggagacGGCGGGACCAGGCGGCGGCCGGAGAGCCAGCGAGCGAGCGCGGCGGCAGCACCGGGGCCATGGCGCCCGCGCAGCgcccgctgctgccgctgctgctgctgctgctgccgctgcgtGCGCGCAACGAGGACCCGGCCCGCGCCAACGCTGACCGCTACGCAGTCTACTGGAACCGCAGCAACCCCAGGTGAGCTCTGCGGGGGAGGACCCTCGGGGTCCCCAGGAGGCCCTAGCCCTGGGGATTGCAGCGCACGGACCTACCCATGAAGTTCAGGGGTGCCTAGTATTCCCTCCAGGGCTCCTGGACTTTGGGGGAAGCCCTGCGCACCCTCAGACGCTGGAGTTCCTTCGCTGGACTTGCACGGGGGACACCCTTGAACCCCTGGCCTCTTGGAGGAGGAAGCACCCTGGAGGGCTGATGATTTGGCAGAGATCCCTGGggacctcccttacaacccggaGAGTCCCCGGACATGGCTCTTTTGGGGAAGGTTCGAAGCATCCTGTCTGTGGGTCGCCAGATGAACTTGGGGGAAGTTGCAACATCCCTTCCGTACCCCAGCGTTCACTCCAAGGGGTGCTCCAATCCCCCAGACACTTTAGAGGGACAGAGGGGATCCCAGGCACTGGGAAAAAGTGGAGGTCAGTTTGAGGGGTGCAACCCAAGCAAATCGTTTTCCACCTTCCTTTTAGctactggggaaactgaggtgcagGAAGGGAGCGAGGAGGGGCTGCCTCAAGGTCATGGCCAGAGAactggagctggggctggagacccTGGCAGGCCGAGGGCCCAGCCTGCCACATCCAGCAGAGGTACCCTTCCTGTCCCGCTGCACCCTGTGGGTCGGACCCTGCTAGGCTCTGGGTACAGTTAAGGGACACAGCAGAAGACACTGGTCCAAGCTGAGTGAGAAAAGTTTGATGGCCACTGACCACCTTCTGAGCGGCATGGAACCTTCTGGGTCATTGAAGGGTCTCAGGGGTGGGTGCACGCCGGAGGGTTCCCTGGGAGACTGCTTTGGGGTTTCCGAGACTTAGGAGCTGTCTAGGTGGAGAGTCcccatgtgtcccaggctggccagtGGGGAACCAAGCCAGCTGCACCAGCCAAATCGCCTTCCTCACCCACCAGAGAAAGTTGCATAAACGCTGGTCTTTGAGGCAAGCTGTGAGACACGGGCCATCAGTGTCTCCGTGGGGCGGCGGTGGGGGGAGCTGTCTGAGTGTCCCATGCCACCCAGGCAGAGCTATGGGGTCAGGTCCCCTTGGGCCGAGGGACCCCAGGGCCTTTCAGCGACCTGGCAGGGGACCACCTTTCAGTgggtctccccaccccacccctgcgcCCACCCGCCCACCAGCCCGCCGCTCTGCTGGTCACATGTGGGTTTCATTAAGACCCAGTGGCCGAGAAGGGAACCTGGCGAGCTGCGCTTCCACGGCCTAAGTTTTCTGGTTTTTAGCTTGCGGAGTCTCTGTCCCCAGCGTGGCCTGTCCTTTGTCTGAGAGAACACAGGATGGAGGGAAAgtggggaagaagggaaagggtcATGGCCGCCCGGAGTGTCCTCCCTTGCAGTGGGGACCCAGAACTTCAGGCTGGAACCCTGggttgggagggaaggaggtatcCCCTGCCACCATCGGGGACCAGCTCAGCCTGGCCACCTCCTGTTGCTGTGTTGGGACAGGCTGTCTGGGAGGCCGGCCGGCCAGGCGGGTAGCAGAGCCAATccctataggtgtgtgtgtgtgtgtgtatgtgtgtatgtgtgtgtgtgtgtctcctgggGTCCCTGTCGCTTCCTTGGGTCCCTTTCTGTGGGTGACCCTGCTGGGTACCCCACAATGGGACCTGAGGACAAATGACCACCATGCCCCAGAAGGCCGTCTCCGGGTGTGATTGAGCCTTGTCATTGACAAGAGGTCTCGGCtgctgtgtgtggggggtgcCTTAAGATTTAGTGGGTGCTCATGGGTAGGTGATACAGGGAGGTCTTCAGGCTGGTATCCAACAGGATCTAGTATGGGGGTGCAGTGTGGGGTGCTGGGCAGGGTCGGCCATCCCAGCCTGGTGTGAAGCAGATGATGAAATGAAACAGGAACAATATGATGGGGCCCACTGAGTGTGGGTCACACACGAGTCGGGGAAGGGTGGACTTGTTCCAGACTCACCCGTGTCCATGTCAGAGGGGACACATACACACCTGGCCAGCCACACCTGCTTATGTGAAGGTTTCCCATGGCAGTAGCTCTGCAGAGAAGGGCAGACACCCGCAACGGGCCATATGGACGGAGCCCTGCAGCCATTTGCCCAGACACCCCTGAAAACCTCTATCCAGGTCTGTCTGACCAGCCCACCCTGCCGGGCACCCTGCCCTGTTCTCTGGGGGGGTCTCTAGACGTATTCCCAGTTCTCTCCTGCTCACCAGGGCCGACCgggacacccccacccccggcactgACTGCCCAGCTGTTCTGTGGCCTAGCTGCGGCTCGTGTGGGTTTGGGCCGCAGCTCATGCGCTGTGTTCATGGAGTCTGCAGCGGCCTGCGGCTACATGGTGTCATCCACAACTCCGGGGGACCCGGGCTATGAGTCTGCATGGAGCTGGCTGCCGCAGAGTGTACGTGACACAGTGGCCCaagctggtatgtgtgtgtgtgtgcacgcgtgcgtgcgagCATGCTCGTGTGCAAGAGAGCATGTGCACAGATTAGAGAAAGTAGCAGGGTGCACATGCAGAGCTGCATGTGACACGCATGTGCAAGTCTATGTCAGGGCGTGAGCCGTATCCATGTGTGTTCatggctgtgtgctgtgtgtgccaaGGGCTGGATTGGAGCCATCTCTGCGGCCCTGGGGCCCACAGTGTGGCCCGGCAGCCACAAGGCCATCTACAGAAGTGGCCTCACCAGTGTCCACTCTCCTCCACAGACAGGTCATGAGGATCCAAAGCAGACATCATATGAGATGCCCGTTGTATCCGGGTGTCACTCGCCTGGGAGCCATTACTGAGCCGGGCCAGGCTCTGGGAGTAGGGCAACGTGGTGATCTCCTGGCAGGTGACCCCCATGTGGGCAGTAATGTCGTCACCCATCAAAACACCcagctccttctctgcctctgccggTCTCGTGCCAGTGCCTGGCCACGTGCTTGTCTTTGTGTTTGGCAATAGACTGTCTTCAAGATTAGGGGTGCTCGGAGTGCCAGGCAAGGGCCGGAAGATTTGGGTTCTGAGGACTTGGTGGTTGGCAGACCTCTGGGGAGTGGGGGCACTGCTGAGAGCCTGTGTGGACCGGATGAATGAAAGACGATCAACGTGTTCAGAGGGAAACTGAGACCACTCCCAGGGACAAGATGATAAGCCTTTGGTAGTGGGAGAGGCAGAAGGGCCCATCTGCCTACTgggcaggatgctgaggcaggaggattggtgtaagttccaggtcagcctgagctacacgagaccctgcttcaagagaaagacagacagacagatggataatAGATGGATCGGAAGGCCCAGGGCTGGACTCAGTGAGAAGAGCACTCACAGtctgcaggaagccctgggctcgCCACCCCtagtcccagcaccacataaaacaggCAAGGTGGCGAAGACCTGTCATACTgatgctggggaagtggaggctggaggatcaggagttcagggtcatcctcagccatggtgaattagaggctagcctgggctacatgagaccc
This genomic interval from Acomys russatus chromosome 31, mAcoRus1.1, whole genome shotgun sequence contains the following:
- the Fam174c gene encoding protein FAM174C is translated as MAPCVMLLPPPLLLLLLPCATPGSAENSSRPAAPYNYTSEGLPHTGSPLLRLFYVVTGLCGLISLYFLIRAFRLKKPQRKRYGLLANTEEHEDMDSLDSEEETVFETRNLR